One window from the genome of Vidua chalybeata isolate OUT-0048 chromosome 3, bVidCha1 merged haplotype, whole genome shotgun sequence encodes:
- the ABCG5 gene encoding ATP-binding cassette sub-family G member 5 isoform X1, whose amino-acid sequence MSGSASPTLEKSGSSGHAGKGMAVGQHPNTISVQGVSYTIRERVGPWWNFSLYCKKWTRQILKDVSFHIESGQIMGILGNSGSGKTTLLDAISGRLGHKDNFFGEVYVNGRQLKREHFRDCFSYVPQSDTLLSFLTVQESLTYTALLTLKKCSSSSIKKKVDAVMTELSLSHIADKIIGSRNVVGISGGERRRVSVAAQLLQDPKVMLLDEPTTGLDCLTANQLVLLLSELAHRDRIVILTIHQPRSELFKLFDKIAIMSFGEMVFCGNPMEMISFFSDCGYSCPEQSNPFDFYVDLTSVDTRSKEHELKTYNRVQEFVSAYKNSVIFSKVLETIEKTKYMKELPPIPFKNKDSPSGFDQILILLRRTTRNLSRDKIGIIMRLLQNLLFGLFIAFFLLRLRNDLAQGAVQDRVGLVYQCVSAPPYTGMLNAVALFPPLRAISDQESKDGLYKKWQMLVAYIVHFLPFSVISVAIFSTFIYWTIGLHPDVSRFGIFFAVVLASHMIGELLTLVILGMVQDPNIVQSGIVLLNSAGVIVGTGLVRTIEDMPTPLKLLGFLTFQKYSSEVLVVNEFYGLNFTCGGANSSTANNAACVLSQGIRFIEENYPGALSRFTVDFLILYAFIPVLAIIGILSFKLREHY is encoded by the exons ATGTCGGGCAGCGCATCTCCCACCCTGGAGAAGAGCGGCAGCAGCGGGCACGCAGGCAAGGGCATGGCCGTGGGGCAGCACCCCAACACCATCAGCGTCCAGGGTGTGTCCTACACCATCAG AGAGCGTGTTGGCCCATGGTGGAACTTTTCTTTATATTGTAAAAAATGGACCCGACAAATACTAAAGGATGTTTCATTTCACATAGAAAGTGGACAGATTATGGGGATTTTAGGAAATTCTG GATCTGGGAAAACAACACTTCTGGATGCAATATCGGGAAGACTGGGACATAAAGACAACTTCTTTGGTGAAGTGTATGTGAATGGACGTCAGCTGAAGAGGGAACACTTCAGAGATTGCTTCTCTTACGTGCCACAG agtgacACTTTGTTAAGCTTTCTCACTGTACAGGAGTCTTTGACCTACACAGCTTTACTAACTCTTAAGAaatgctccagcagctccatcaaAAAGAAG gTAGATGCAGTTATGACTGAGCTGAGTCTCAGCCACATTGCTGACAAAATAATTGGAAGCCGGAATGTCGTAGGAATTTCTGGGGGTGAGAGGCGTCGGGTATCAGTTGCAGCCCAGCTTTTACAAGATCCCA AGGTCATGCTACTTGATGAACCAACGACAGGGCTGGACTGCCTGACTGCAAACCAGCTTGTCTTGCTTCTCTCAGAGCTTGCACACAGAGACAGGATTGTGATTCTTACAATCCATCAGCCTCGCTCAGAACTTTTCAAG TTATTTGATAAAATAGCCATCATGAGCTTTGGAGAAATGGTTTTCTGTGGGAACCCTATGGAAATGATCTCATTTTTTAGTGACTGTGGCTATTCTTGTCCTGAACAATCAAATCCTTTTGACTTCTATG TGGATCTGACATCTGTGGACACCCGAAGCAAGGAACACGAACTCAAAACCTACAATAGGGTTCAAGAATTTGTGTCAGCCTACAAAAACTCAGTGATCTTTAGCAAAGTACTGGAAACCATTGAGAAAACAAAGTATATGAAGGAGCTGCCACCAATACCATTCAAAAACAAAGACTCACCCAGTGGCTTTGACCAAATACTGATTCTTTTACG GAGAACAACAAGAAATCTCTCCAGAGATAAGATAGGCATCATCATGCGTCTCCTCCAGAACCTGTTATTTGGCTTGTTTATAGCCTTCTTCCTTCTTAGGCTAAGGAATGACCTGGCCCAGGGAGCCGTGCAGGACCGTGTGGGGCTTGTCTACCAGTGCGTGAGTGCACCCCCCTACACAGGGATGCTCAATGCTGTGGCCCTAT TCCCACCTCTACGTGCTATCAGTGACCAAGAAAGCAAAGATGGCTTGTATAAGAAATGGCAAATGCTTGTAGCTTATATAGTCCATTTCCTGCCCTTCAGTGTCATCAGCGTGGCCATTTTCAGCACCTTCATATACTG GACTATAGGATTGCATCCTGATGTTTCCAGATTTggaattttctttgctgttgtcCTAGCATCTCACATGATTGGTGAACTACTAACACTTGTTATACTTGGCATGGTTCAAGACCCAAATATAGTCCAAAGTGGCATTGTGCTACTTAATTCAGCTGGTGTGATAGTAGGAACGGGACTAGTAAG GACCATTGAAGATATGCCAACACCTTTGAAATTGCTTGGTTTTCttacatttcaaaaatacagCAGTGAAGTCCTTGTAGTCAATGAATTTTATGGCTTAAACTTCACATGTG GTGGAGCCAACAGTTCCACTGCAAATAATGCTGCGTGTGTTCTCTCTCAAGGCATCAGGTTCATTGAAGAAAACTATCCTGGGGCATTGTCCCGGTTCACAGTTGATTTCCTCATACTCTATGCTTTTATACCAGTACTTGCCATTATTGGAATTTTAAGCTTCAAATTAAGAGAGCATTATTAA
- the ABCG5 gene encoding ATP-binding cassette sub-family G member 5 isoform X2 translates to MSGSASPTLEKSGSSGHAGKGMAVGQHPNTISVQGVSYTIRERVGPWWNFSLYCKKWTRQILKDVSFHIESGQIMGILGNSGSGKTTLLDAISGRLGHKDNFFGEVYVNGRQLKREHFRDCFSYVPQSDTLLSFLTVQESLTYTALLTLKKCSSSSIKKKVDAVMTELSLSHIADKIIGSRNVVGISGGERRRVSVAAQLLQDPKVMLLDEPTTGLDCLTANQLVLLLSELAHRDRIVILTIHQPRSELFKLFDKIAIMSFGEMVFCGNPMEMISFFSDCGYSCPEQSNPFDFYVDLTSVDTRSKEHELKTYNRVQEFVSAYKNSVIFSKVLETIEKTKYMKELPPIPFKNKDSPSGFDQILILLRLRNDLAQGAVQDRVGLVYQCVSAPPYTGMLNAVALFPPLRAISDQESKDGLYKKWQMLVAYIVHFLPFSVISVAIFSTFIYWTIGLHPDVSRFGIFFAVVLASHMIGELLTLVILGMVQDPNIVQSGIVLLNSAGVIVGTGLVRTIEDMPTPLKLLGFLTFQKYSSEVLVVNEFYGLNFTCGGANSSTANNAACVLSQGIRFIEENYPGALSRFTVDFLILYAFIPVLAIIGILSFKLREHY, encoded by the exons ATGTCGGGCAGCGCATCTCCCACCCTGGAGAAGAGCGGCAGCAGCGGGCACGCAGGCAAGGGCATGGCCGTGGGGCAGCACCCCAACACCATCAGCGTCCAGGGTGTGTCCTACACCATCAG AGAGCGTGTTGGCCCATGGTGGAACTTTTCTTTATATTGTAAAAAATGGACCCGACAAATACTAAAGGATGTTTCATTTCACATAGAAAGTGGACAGATTATGGGGATTTTAGGAAATTCTG GATCTGGGAAAACAACACTTCTGGATGCAATATCGGGAAGACTGGGACATAAAGACAACTTCTTTGGTGAAGTGTATGTGAATGGACGTCAGCTGAAGAGGGAACACTTCAGAGATTGCTTCTCTTACGTGCCACAG agtgacACTTTGTTAAGCTTTCTCACTGTACAGGAGTCTTTGACCTACACAGCTTTACTAACTCTTAAGAaatgctccagcagctccatcaaAAAGAAG gTAGATGCAGTTATGACTGAGCTGAGTCTCAGCCACATTGCTGACAAAATAATTGGAAGCCGGAATGTCGTAGGAATTTCTGGGGGTGAGAGGCGTCGGGTATCAGTTGCAGCCCAGCTTTTACAAGATCCCA AGGTCATGCTACTTGATGAACCAACGACAGGGCTGGACTGCCTGACTGCAAACCAGCTTGTCTTGCTTCTCTCAGAGCTTGCACACAGAGACAGGATTGTGATTCTTACAATCCATCAGCCTCGCTCAGAACTTTTCAAG TTATTTGATAAAATAGCCATCATGAGCTTTGGAGAAATGGTTTTCTGTGGGAACCCTATGGAAATGATCTCATTTTTTAGTGACTGTGGCTATTCTTGTCCTGAACAATCAAATCCTTTTGACTTCTATG TGGATCTGACATCTGTGGACACCCGAAGCAAGGAACACGAACTCAAAACCTACAATAGGGTTCAAGAATTTGTGTCAGCCTACAAAAACTCAGTGATCTTTAGCAAAGTACTGGAAACCATTGAGAAAACAAAGTATATGAAGGAGCTGCCACCAATACCATTCAAAAACAAAGACTCACCCAGTGGCTTTGACCAAATACTGATTCTTTTACG GCTAAGGAATGACCTGGCCCAGGGAGCCGTGCAGGACCGTGTGGGGCTTGTCTACCAGTGCGTGAGTGCACCCCCCTACACAGGGATGCTCAATGCTGTGGCCCTAT TCCCACCTCTACGTGCTATCAGTGACCAAGAAAGCAAAGATGGCTTGTATAAGAAATGGCAAATGCTTGTAGCTTATATAGTCCATTTCCTGCCCTTCAGTGTCATCAGCGTGGCCATTTTCAGCACCTTCATATACTG GACTATAGGATTGCATCCTGATGTTTCCAGATTTggaattttctttgctgttgtcCTAGCATCTCACATGATTGGTGAACTACTAACACTTGTTATACTTGGCATGGTTCAAGACCCAAATATAGTCCAAAGTGGCATTGTGCTACTTAATTCAGCTGGTGTGATAGTAGGAACGGGACTAGTAAG GACCATTGAAGATATGCCAACACCTTTGAAATTGCTTGGTTTTCttacatttcaaaaatacagCAGTGAAGTCCTTGTAGTCAATGAATTTTATGGCTTAAACTTCACATGTG GTGGAGCCAACAGTTCCACTGCAAATAATGCTGCGTGTGTTCTCTCTCAAGGCATCAGGTTCATTGAAGAAAACTATCCTGGGGCATTGTCCCGGTTCACAGTTGATTTCCTCATACTCTATGCTTTTATACCAGTACTTGCCATTATTGGAATTTTAAGCTTCAAATTAAGAGAGCATTATTAA